TCAACACGGTGCTGGGGCTGCGCTCGAAGATCGGCGCCACCATGAACCGGCTGGAATCCACCGTATCGAACCTGGGCGACATGGTGACCAATCTGCTGGACGCCGACAGCCGCATCCGGGACACGGACTTCGCGTACGAGTCGATGCAGTTCAGCCGAAACCAGATCCTGACAAAATCCGGCGAAAGCATGCTGGCTCAGTCCAACATGCTGCCTTCGGCGATCCTCAAGCTGATGGGCTGACCGCTCGCGAGTGCTTGATCCAGGGCACCAGGAGCAACCCCGGAAGGCCCGCGATGGCCGAGGCCACGAAGAACACGGTCCAACCGCTGCTTTTCACGATGATCCCGGCCGGAGCCGTCACGAAGCGGCCCAACAACCACACGGAAGTCAACACCGCGTATTGGGTGGCGGCCGAAGAACTCCGGCAGCGCGACATGAGAAATCCCACGAAAACCGCGGACATGAACCCGCCGCAGATCGACTCAACCATCATCGCGGTGTACAGACCGGCCAGACCACCCACGGTCCGCTCGGAAATCAGGAGAAAACCCAGGTTCGATGCGCTTCCCAGAACTCCCGCCAGCACAAGGAGCGCGCGGGTGGACAATTTCCGCTCGGCCAGGGCGGCGGCTCCGACCCCCAGACCCACCGCCACCAGGGCCGCGGCCTTGGCGATGGAAAGCTGGTCCTTGGAGTAGAACCCGTTCAAGAACGTCGTGGTCTGGTTGCCAGCCCAGCTGTCGGCCAGGCGGAACAGCAACGCGAACAACAGAAGCACCCCCATGCCGACAAGTCCGTTGTCCCGCCAGAAATGCACGAACGGTGTGACAACCGCCTTGCCGAGCGAAACCGGCGCTTGCGCGGAAGCCGAAGGTTCCGGTTGGAACAGCCCGATCACCACGACCACCAGGAGCATTCCCGCCAGCAACCAGTAGGTGTTGGACCATCCCATTCGATGGGAAAGCGCCAGGGAAATCGAGGACGACAGGAGCGTGGCGATCCGGTATCCCCAGACGGACCAACCCGCCAGGGTGTTGGCCCCACTCTCCGCGGTCATGTCGCAAGTCCATCCGTTCACGGCAAGATCGAGAGTCGCGCTGCAAAACGCCGTCATCGCCAGGGCGGATACCAGGAGCGTGAGCGATTGCGAAGGATCGACCGTTCCCAGCATGCCGACGGAAAAACACAGGACCAGCGCGGAGATCAGGATCCAGCCTCGGCGACGGCCCAGCGGTGGAGCGAATCGGTCGACCGCCGGCGCCCACAGCGGCTTGAGCATCAGAGGGAGTGTGGCCAACCCCACCATTCCGATATCGGCGACGTCCATGCCCGCATCGGAAAGCCTTGCCTGGAAGGTGCCTCCGATCAGGTCGGAAGGAAGCCCGGAAGCCATGCCAAAGGCGATCGCCGAAGTCCACGCCATTTTTCGGGTATTCAATGCAGTCTCCGAGGTGCGGGTAGGAGGCCCAGACGCTTGAGAGGCTGATCGATGATCGCCCACTCGTCCAAGCCCGTATTCAGGCCAAACTCGATGCGGTGGGCAAAGGTAGGAATTCCAAAAATTGTCGCCGTTGGCTGGACCAGTCCCTTGGGTTCGTCCAAGGCGCGGGAGAGCGCCAGCGACAAGTGGAACGGGTAGGCGCTGTGGATGCGTCCCGCCAGGCGGGTCTCCACGGTCCAGGATCTTGCGAAGTCCCAGATCTGGTCCTGGGCGGAAGCATCCAGGTCCCAAACGTCGCCTCGCCAGGCGCGTCCGGCTTGCACGGAGGCCCCGGCCGACCACTGGTCGAAAAACCAGATCCAGAAGCCTTTGCGCATCTCCAGCAGGGGAAACCGCGTCGCGAGGCGGGCGTAGGCGCTGCGCGTCCCCTGGAACAGGCGTTCTTCGCTTCTGCCGGCGGCGAATCCCGGATAACCTGGAACGGAAAGTCCTTCCAGGTAGAAGTCGTTGAGCGTGTCCGCCTCGCTCTTCCAGCGGACAATTCCCGACCCCTGGAGGTCCAGTTCGATGGTCTGGTCCTCCCAGAGCGGATTGCCGGTCGCCCAGCGCAGATCCAAGGCGGCGCGTTGCAGGTCGGTGGAGGCGGTCTTCACCGTGACGGAACCGTTGGCGTTCTGCTGGAAGACTTCCGAAAACGATCCCGACCGCTGGAGTTCGGACGCCTCGTGGGAAAGCCGCACGCGCGCGAAGGCGC
This DNA window, taken from Fibrobacterota bacterium, encodes the following:
- a CDS encoding MFS transporter — its product is MNTRKMAWTSAIAFGMASGLPSDLIGGTFQARLSDAGMDVADIGMVGLATLPLMLKPLWAPAVDRFAPPLGRRRGWILISALVLCFSVGMLGTVDPSQSLTLLVSALAMTAFCSATLDLAVNGWTCDMTAESGANTLAGWSVWGYRIATLLSSSISLALSHRMGWSNTYWLLAGMLLVVVVIGLFQPEPSASAQAPVSLGKAVVTPFVHFWRDNGLVGMGVLLLFALLFRLADSWAGNQTTTFLNGFYSKDQLSIAKAAALVAVGLGVGAAALAERKLSTRALLVLAGVLGSASNLGFLLISERTVGGLAGLYTAMMVESICGGFMSAVFVGFLMSRCRSSSAATQYAVLTSVWLLGRFVTAPAGIIVKSSGWTVFFVASAIAGLPGLLLVPWIKHSRAVSPSA